A genomic region of Manihot esculenta cultivar AM560-2 chromosome 15, M.esculenta_v8, whole genome shotgun sequence contains the following coding sequences:
- the LOC110600831 gene encoding 60S ribosomal protein L9 → MKTILSSETMDIPDGVKIKINAKVIEVEGPRGKLTRNFKHLNLDFHLIKDEDTGKRKLKIEAWFGSRKTSASIRTALSHVENLITGVTKGYRYKMRFVYAHFPINASITNSNTAIEIRNFLGEKRVRKVDMLEGVTVVRSDKVKDELVLDGNDIELVSRSAALINQKCHVKNKDIRKFLDGIYVSEKGTVVEEE, encoded by the exons ATGAAGACAATACTCTCATCTGAGACCATGGACATCCCCGATGGGGTTAAGATCAAGATTAACGCCAAGGTTATAGAGGTGGAGGGTCCTCGTGGAAAGCTCACTCGCAACTTCAAGCATTTGAACCTTGATTTCCATCTCATTAAGGACGAGGATACTGGAAAACGCAAACTCAAGATAGAAGCCTGGTTCGGTTCCAGGAAAACCAGCGCCTCCATCCGTACCGCCCTCAGCCATGTTGAGAATCTTATAACCGGTGTTACCAAGGGTTACCGCTACAAGATGCGATTTGTGTATGCTCACTTTCCTATTAACGCCTCCATCACCAACTCCAATACAGCCATTGAGATTCGTAACTTTCTTGGCGAGAAGagg GTCAGGAAGGTAGATATGCTTGAGGGTGTAACTGTTGTTCGGTCTGACAAAGTTAAGGATGAGCTTGTATTGGATGGCAATGATATTGAACTGGTGTCACGGTCAGCTGCCTTGATAAACCAG AAATGCCATGTTAAGAACAAAGATATAAGGAAATTCCTTGATGGTATCTATGTGAGCGAGAAAGGGACCGTCGTTGAGGAAGAGTAG
- the LOC110602692 gene encoding uncharacterized protein LOC110602692 isoform X2: MCFSYGRMKMAMMVKAVMMSFLLTVTQVPLVLGLQSTTPAFFWSSHHDNRFSNNRMDEAVNYQTISSRDLARSILSEGGWSNLLCSEKKLQKSVDLALVFVGRELLSLDISSNKNADPALLNLLKISFMRSNFSLALPYVAASEEPMENSFVSCIAETCGLDSIINNVAFSESCFIEGDKFQKLADVDAVHDYLVSTMEKRTNGQADLVVFCHGGSYSANGPEQPQTES, translated from the exons ATGTGCTTCTCCTACg GTCGAATGAAGATGGCGATGATGGTCAAGGCTGTTATGATGTCCTTTTTGTTAACTGTGACTCAGGTTCCATTGGTGCTGGGTTTACAATCTACAACACCTGCTTTTTTCTGGTCTTCTCACCACGACAATCG GTTTTCAAACAACAGAATGGATGAAGCAGTAAATTATCAAACAATTTCTTCAAGGGATCTTGCCAGGTCTATTCTGTCTGAAGGGGGCTGGTCAAACTTACTG TGTTCAGAAAAGAAACTTCAGAAGTCTGTGGACCTAGCACTTGTTTTTGTTGGTAGAGAG CTGCTGTCCTTGGATATTTCTTCAAACAAAAATGCAGATCCAGCTCTTCTGAACTTGCTTAAG ATTTCTTTTATGAGGTCTAATTTCTCCTTGGCATTACCATATGTTGCTGCATCAGAGGAGCCGATGGAGAATTCTTTTGTTTCATGTATTGCAGAAACTTGTGGGCTGGACTCAATTATCAATAATGTTGCTTTTTCAGAGTCATGCTTTATAGAGGGTGACAAATTTCAAAAGCTTGCAGATGTCGATGCAGTTCAT GACTATCTGGTTTCAACAATGGAAAAGAGAACAAATGGGCAAGCAGATCTGGTTGTATTCTGCCATGGAGGCTCTTATTCTGCAAACGGACCTGAGCAACCACAAACAGAAA GTTAA
- the LOC110602692 gene encoding uncharacterized protein LOC110602692 isoform X1, whose translation MCFSYGRMKMAMMVKAVMMSFLLTVTQVPLVLGLQSTTPAFFWSSHHDNRFSNNRMDEAVNYQTISSRDLARSILSEGGWSNLLCSEKKLQKSVDLALVFVGRELLSLDISSNKNADPALLNLLKISFMRSNFSLALPYVAASEEPMENSFVSCIAETCGLDSIINNVAFSESCFIEGDKFQKLADVDAVHDYLVSTMEKRTNGQADLVVFCHGGSYSANGPEQPQTESLLSSLIIEDVKIF comes from the exons ATGTGCTTCTCCTACg GTCGAATGAAGATGGCGATGATGGTCAAGGCTGTTATGATGTCCTTTTTGTTAACTGTGACTCAGGTTCCATTGGTGCTGGGTTTACAATCTACAACACCTGCTTTTTTCTGGTCTTCTCACCACGACAATCG GTTTTCAAACAACAGAATGGATGAAGCAGTAAATTATCAAACAATTTCTTCAAGGGATCTTGCCAGGTCTATTCTGTCTGAAGGGGGCTGGTCAAACTTACTG TGTTCAGAAAAGAAACTTCAGAAGTCTGTGGACCTAGCACTTGTTTTTGTTGGTAGAGAG CTGCTGTCCTTGGATATTTCTTCAAACAAAAATGCAGATCCAGCTCTTCTGAACTTGCTTAAG ATTTCTTTTATGAGGTCTAATTTCTCCTTGGCATTACCATATGTTGCTGCATCAGAGGAGCCGATGGAGAATTCTTTTGTTTCATGTATTGCAGAAACTTGTGGGCTGGACTCAATTATCAATAATGTTGCTTTTTCAGAGTCATGCTTTATAGAGGGTGACAAATTTCAAAAGCTTGCAGATGTCGATGCAGTTCAT GACTATCTGGTTTCAACAATGGAAAAGAGAACAAATGGGCAAGCAGATCTGGTTGTATTCTGCCATGGAGGCTCTTATTCTGCAAACGGACCTGAGCAACCACAAACAGAAAGTTTGTTGAGTTCTTTGATCATAGAGGATGtcaaaatcttttaa
- the LOC110602692 gene encoding uncharacterized protein LOC110602692 isoform X3 has product MQPGFYNHGSHLHNWFSNNRMDEAVNYQTISSRDLARSILSEGGWSNLLCSEKKLQKSVDLALVFVGRELLSLDISSNKNADPALLNLLKISFMRSNFSLALPYVAASEEPMENSFVSCIAETCGLDSIINNVAFSESCFIEGDKFQKLADVDAVHDYLVSTMEKRTNGQADLVVFCHGGSYSANGPEQPQTESLLSSLIIEDVKIF; this is encoded by the exons ATGCAGCCAGGATTTTATAACCATGGTTCTCATTTGCATAATTG GTTTTCAAACAACAGAATGGATGAAGCAGTAAATTATCAAACAATTTCTTCAAGGGATCTTGCCAGGTCTATTCTGTCTGAAGGGGGCTGGTCAAACTTACTG TGTTCAGAAAAGAAACTTCAGAAGTCTGTGGACCTAGCACTTGTTTTTGTTGGTAGAGAG CTGCTGTCCTTGGATATTTCTTCAAACAAAAATGCAGATCCAGCTCTTCTGAACTTGCTTAAG ATTTCTTTTATGAGGTCTAATTTCTCCTTGGCATTACCATATGTTGCTGCATCAGAGGAGCCGATGGAGAATTCTTTTGTTTCATGTATTGCAGAAACTTGTGGGCTGGACTCAATTATCAATAATGTTGCTTTTTCAGAGTCATGCTTTATAGAGGGTGACAAATTTCAAAAGCTTGCAGATGTCGATGCAGTTCAT GACTATCTGGTTTCAACAATGGAAAAGAGAACAAATGGGCAAGCAGATCTGGTTGTATTCTGCCATGGAGGCTCTTATTCTGCAAACGGACCTGAGCAACCACAAACAGAAAGTTTGTTGAGTTCTTTGATCATAGAGGATGtcaaaatcttttaa
- the LOC110602471 gene encoding uncharacterized protein LOC110602471 yields the protein MKDLSLFFFKNSVASKMRKGIRNICHGDGSTSTLNQNTSPNNNNFYTHTSGTSAATPPPPSLEEMILQLELEEEISRNAKLDHDLVAMRGGRMSCVSSSDILRSARNAALSQYPRFSLDGRDAMYRSSFRRSSPSPSSRVKSQLPPILAGETVVWCKPGVVAKLMGLEAIPVPVIRERNRKETLSSIIKRQNLRRKAQRHEMERRLSSADHIRMHICDHRGRGRGRMASCLNTTEPPIDGGGWPTRRFRCKNSNLMMP from the coding sequence ATGAaggatctctctcttttcttcttcaagaACTCTGTGGCATCCAAGATGAGAAAAGGGATTAGAAATATTTGCCATGGCGATGGCTCAACGTCTACCCTCAATCAAAACACTTctcctaataataataatttctacACCCACACTAGTGGTACTAGTGCCGCTACTCCTCCTCCTCCATCGTTGGAGGAGATGATCTTGCAGCTAGAGTTAGAAGAGGAGATTTCAAGAAATGCTAAGCTCGATCATGACCTCGTTGCAATGAGAGGTGGTAGAATGTCTTGTGTAAGTAGTTCTGACATCTTACGATCTGCAAGAAACGCTGCATTGAGTCAGTATCCTCGATTCTCTCTTGATGGGAGAGATGCCATGTATCGATCTTCCTTCAGGAGATCATCACCATCGCCATCTTCAAGAGTAAAATCCCAGCTGCCACCAATTTTGGCAGGGGAAACTGTGGTTTGGTGCAAGCCAGGAGTGGTAGCCAAGTTGATGGGTCTAGAAGCAATTCCTGTGCCAGTTATTAGAGAAAGAAATAGGAAGGAAACGTTGAGCTCCATAATTAAGAGGCAAAATCTTAGGAGAAAGGCGCAGAGACATGAAATGGAAAGAAGGCTTTCATCGGCAGATCATATTCGCATGCACATTTGTGATCAtaggggaagaggaagaggcaGGATGGCTTCATGTTTAAACACGACGGAGCCACCCATTGATGGAGGTGGTTGGCCTACACGTCGATTTCGTTGTAAAAACTCTAATTTAATGATGCCATGA